A genomic segment from Aegilops tauschii subsp. strangulata cultivar AL8/78 chromosome 1, Aet v6.0, whole genome shotgun sequence encodes:
- the LOC109754241 gene encoding horcolin encodes MSKPVKIGPWGGNSGSERDVQPKPTRMGIKWGGTGGTEDTINLDATNYVTEISGTVGKFGTDDIVTSLKIVTSKGVTKTYGSGTGTPFRVPVLDGGKIVGFFGRAGAFLDAIGFYISP; translated from the exons ATG AGCAAGCCTGTGAAGATTGGACCATGGGGTGGGAATTCTGGCAGCGAGCGTGATGTCCAGCCAAAGCCCACCCGTATG GGCATCAAGTGGGGTGGCACTGGTGGCACGGAAGATACG ATTAATCTAGACGCTACCAACTATGTGACGGAAATCTCCGGGACGGTGGGTAAATTTGGGACCGACGACATCGTCACGTCTCTTAAAATTGTCACCTCCAAGGGGGTTACCAAGACATACGGCTCAGGTACCGGGACTCCTTTCCGCGTCCCAGTGCTTGACGGGGGTAAGATCGTCGGCTTCTTTGGACGCGCCGGTGCCTTCCTGGATGCGATTGGGTTCTACATTTCTCCATGA